Proteins co-encoded in one Hyla sarda isolate aHylSar1 chromosome 4, aHylSar1.hap1, whole genome shotgun sequence genomic window:
- the FEM1B gene encoding LOW QUALITY PROTEIN: protein fem-1 homolog B (The sequence of the model RefSeq protein was modified relative to this genomic sequence to represent the inferred CDS: inserted 1 base in 1 codon), protein MAPGANMAAKVTGWCAPVLAAPRPVNTPPSHSQVSMLVTRNSSDVGVCFLQDGPEVSTCGLPVAXPGMALEGLSVYVYKAAAEGRVLTLAALLLHRTESEVRTLLSSVTQHGGQRSTPLIIAARNGHSKVVRLLLEHYRVDTQQTGTVRFDGYVIDGATALWCAAGAGHYDVVKLLVSHGANVNHTTVTNSTPLRAACFDGRLDIVRFLVENNANIGIANKYDNTCLMIAAYKGHTDVVRYLLEQHADPNARAHCGATALHFAAEAGHLDIVRELVKWKAAMVINGHGMTPLKVAAESCKAEVVELLLAHSDVDIQSRVEALELLGASFANDRENYNITKTYQYLYLAMLERFRDPNNILHKEILPPIGAYGMRTECRTPRELDAIRHDTDALHMEGLIVRERILGSDNIDVSHPIIYRGAVYADNMEFEQCIKLWLHALQLRQKGNRNTHKDLLRFAQVFSQMIHLNEPVKAHDVENVLRCSVLEIERGMTRVQNPQEPDAHSALENHECNLYTFLYLVCISTKTQCSEEEQSCINKQIYRLVHLDPRTREGCRLLHLAVDSSTPVDDFHTNDVCSFPSAPVAKLLIDCGANVNSTDNVGNTPLHLIVQYNRPISDFLTLHSIIISLVEAGAHTDMTNKEKKTPLDRSTTGVSEILLKTQMKLSLKCLAARAVRLHNIKYQNQIPRTLEEFVEFH, encoded by the exons ATGGCGCCCGGGGCAAATATGGCGGCAAAAGTGACCGGCTGGTGTGCCCCCGTCCTGGCCGCCCCGCGTCCCGtgaacacacccccttcccactcTCAGGTTTCAATGTTGGTTACCCGGAACTCCAGTGACGTCGGAGTGTGTTTTCTGCAGGACGGACCGGAAGTGAGCACTTGCGGACTTCCTGTTG GCCCCGGGATGGCCCTGGAGGGGCTGTCAGTGTATGTGTATAAGGCGGCGGCTGAGGGGCGGGTGCTGACTCTGGCTGCGCTTCTGCTCCACCGAACCGAATCCGAGGTCCGGACCCTGCTCAGTTCGGTCACCCAGCATGGCGGGCAGCGCTCGACCCCTCTCATCATCGCGGCTCGCAACGGGCACAGCAAGGTGGTGCGCCTCCTGCTCGAGCATTACCGAGTGGACACCCAGCAGACGGGCACCGTGCGCTTTGATGG ataTGTCATTGATGGAGCTACTGCCCTTTGGTGTGCAGCTGGTGCCGGTCACTATGACGTGGTGAAGCTGCTGGTCAGTCACGGAGCCAATGTTAATCATACGACTGTGACCAACTCCACTCCACTAAGGGCTGCATGCTTTGATGGGAGACTTGACATTGTCCGGTTCCTTGTGGAGAATAACGCAAACATTGGTATTGCCAACAAGTATGACAACACGTGCCTAATGATCGCTGCCTACAAGGGCCACACTGATGTAGTCCGTTACCTCCTGGAGCAGCATGCTGATCCAAACGCCAGGGCTCATTGTGGAGCTACAGCTTTACACTTTGCAGCTGAAGCTGGACACTTAGATATTGTGCGGGAACTGGTTAAATGGAAAGCGGCAATGGTAATAAATGGTCACGGGATGACGCCATTAAAAGtagctgctgagagttgtaaagcGGAGGTGGTGGAACTGCTTCTTGCACACTCTGACGTTGATATCCAAAGTCGGGTAGAGGCACTAGAGTTGTTAGGTGCGTCCTTTGCCAATGATCGGGAAAATTACAATATTACCAAAACTTATCAATACTTGTACCTAGCAATGCTGGAACGTTTCCGTGATCCTAACAACATTCTTCATAAGGAAATTCTACCCCCAATTGGAGCCTATGGTATGAGAACTGAATGTCGCACTCCCCGTGAGCTAGATGCTATTCGCCATGATACAGATGCATTGCATATGGAGGGATTGATTGTGCGGGAAAGGATTCTTGGATCTGATAATATTGACGTGTCACATCCAATAATATACAGAGGTGCTGTGTATGCAGATAACATGGAGTTTGAGCAGTGCATTAAGCTTTGGTTACATGCCTTGCAGCTGCGTCAGAAGGGAAACCGAAACACACACAAGGACCTGTTGAGGTTTGCTCAGGTATTCTCTCAAATGATTCACCTGAATGAGCCAGTTAAGGCACACGACGTGGAGAATGTGTTGCGATGTAGTGTCCTGGAGATAGAACGGGGTATGACTAGAGTTCAGAATCCACAGGAGCCTGATGCTCATTCTGCACTGGAAAACCATGAATGCAATCTTTACACATTTCTCTACCTCGTCTGCATCTCCACCAAGACgcagtgctcagaagaggagcagtCTTGCATCAACAAGCAGATTTATCGTTTGGTGCACCTAGACCCTCGCACACGGGAGGGGTGCCGCCTCTTACACTTAGCAGTCGACTCTAGCACTCCAGTTGATGACTTCCACACGAATGATGTTTGCAGCTTTCCCAGTGCCCCTGTAGCCAAATTGTTGATAGACTGTGGGGCAAATGTGAACTCTACAGACAATGTCGGTAATACCCCACTTCATCTGATTGTCCAATACAACCGTCCCATTAGCGATTTTCTCACATTGCACTCCATTATTATCAGCTTGGTGGAGGCTGGTGCTCATACAGATATGACCAACAAAGAGAAGAAGACACCGCTGGACCGGAGCACTACAGGCGTGTCTGAGATCCTTCTGAAGACACAGATGAAGCTGAGCCTTAAGTGCCTAGCTGCCCGGGCTGTCCGTCTTCACAACATTAAGTACCAGAACCAGATCCCCCGAACCCTTGAGGAGTTTGTAGAATTTCACTAA